The window TACAGGAGGGCCGCCTAGTGGCGGGCTGCTACAAGCGGCGCAGCCACTCCATCGTCGACATTGACACCTGCCTGATAGAGCACTCGGCCATAAGCGCCGCCTTTGTGGCTGCCAAACGCCTAGCAGCGAAACACCATCTCTCTATCTATGACGAAACCACAGCCGAGGGCCTCTTGCGTCACATCCTCGTGCGGCATTCTTTTGCCACCAAAGAAACCATGGTTGTCTTCGTCATCAACGGCCACGTTTTGCCAGGTGGCGAACTAATCGCCAGCGAGCTCATGGCCGAGCTGCCACAGGTCGTCTCCGTGCAATTTAACATTAACCGCGCGCGGGGGAATGTCATCCTCGGGCACGAAACCATACTTCTTGGTGGGCGCGACCACCTCATCGAGCATCTCGCCGGCCTAAAGTTTAAGGTCTCCGCCAACTCTTTCTTTCAAGTTAACCCCGTACAAACAGAGCAGCTCTACAGTAAAGCTATCGAGTTCGCCGCCTGCGGCAGCTCCTCCCACCTCTACGACCTCTACTGCGGTGTCGGCACCATGGCACTCATCATGGCCCAGAGTGCACACCATGTCACCGGCATCGAAGTCGTACCCGCTGCCGTAGAAGACGCCATCGCTAACGCAGAGCTAAACAACATCACTAACGCCACATTTCTCACCGGCACGGCCGAAGAGCTCCTGCCTACCCGCCTCGCCACAGGCGAGCGGCCCGACATCATCGTCATCGACCCACCCCGCGCCGGCTGCGACGAAA is drawn from Bacillota bacterium and contains these coding sequences:
- the rlmD gene encoding 23S rRNA (uracil(1939)-C(5))-methyltransferase RlmD, which gives rise to MVTPPVKVGQKVTLTITGITHAAEGVGKYQGYTIFVPDALPGDEVEAKVISTQKQYGRALLTRIEKPSQDRVMPPCRYYAECGGCQLMHASYEAQLRYKEEQVTAALTRLGGLGDISVRPIMGMVQPYGYRNKALFPVGVQEGRLVAGCYKRRSHSIVDIDTCLIEHSAISAAFVAAKRLAAKHHLSIYDETTAEGLLRHILVRHSFATKETMVVFVINGHVLPGGELIASELMAELPQVVSVQFNINRARGNVILGHETILLGGRDHLIEHLAGLKFKVSANSFFQVNPVQTEQLYSKAIEFAACGSSSHLYDLYCGVGTMALIMAQSAHHVTGIEVVPAAVEDAIANAELNNITNATFLTGTAEELLPTRLATGERPDIIVIDPPRAGCDESLLRTLATAAPSRLVYVSCNPATLARDLKHLTAHGFTVVEVQPVDMFPHTAHVETVVLLSHKKSQCIWQTESEPL